The following are encoded in a window of Bacillus sp. SORGH_AS_0510 genomic DNA:
- a CDS encoding pyrimidine-nucleoside phosphorylase, whose amino-acid sequence MRMVDLIEKKRDGQELSTEEIKFIINGYTDGSIPDYQVSALTMAIFFQGMTEKERADLTMAMVESGDQIDLSQIEGIKVDKHSTGGVGDTTTLVLGPLVAALGVPVAKMSGRGLGHTGGTIDKLEAVKGFHVEIENDEFMDLVNKNKIAVIGQSGNLTPADKKLYALRDVTATVDSIPLIASSIMSKKIAAGADAIVLDVKTGAGAFMKTLDDSRELAKAMVRIGNNVGRRTMAVISDMSQPLGYAIGNALEVKEAIDTLKGEGPEDLTELCLTLGSHMVYLAEKASSLEEARTLLENVIKDGSALEKLKVFLSSQGGDASIVDDPSKMPQAEYIIELEAKEDGYVSEIVADEVGTAAMLLGAGRATKESVIDLAVGLVLRKKIGDQVKKGDSLVTIYSNFEDVNEVKEKLYENIKISSSKVEAPILVHEEITQ is encoded by the coding sequence ATGAGAATGGTTGACTTAATAGAGAAAAAAAGAGATGGACAGGAATTATCAACAGAAGAAATTAAGTTCATTATTAACGGATATACAGATGGTTCAATCCCTGATTATCAAGTAAGTGCCTTAACCATGGCAATTTTCTTTCAAGGTATGACCGAAAAAGAAAGAGCGGATTTAACTATGGCAATGGTTGAATCAGGAGATCAAATTGACTTATCTCAAATAGAAGGAATCAAGGTTGATAAACACTCAACTGGTGGTGTAGGTGATACAACTACACTTGTTCTTGGACCACTTGTTGCAGCATTAGGTGTACCGGTTGCGAAAATGTCTGGGCGTGGATTAGGGCATACAGGCGGGACAATTGATAAATTAGAAGCAGTAAAAGGATTCCATGTTGAAATCGAAAATGATGAATTTATGGATCTTGTTAATAAAAATAAAATTGCGGTTATCGGCCAAAGTGGTAACTTAACTCCTGCAGATAAAAAGCTATATGCGCTTAGAGATGTAACTGCAACAGTTGATAGCATTCCACTCATTGCAAGTTCGATTATGAGTAAGAAAATTGCTGCTGGTGCAGATGCAATCGTTCTTGATGTTAAAACTGGTGCTGGGGCATTTATGAAAACTTTGGATGACTCAAGGGAACTGGCTAAAGCAATGGTTCGCATCGGGAACAATGTTGGAAGAAGAACTATGGCCGTGATCTCGGATATGAGCCAGCCACTTGGATATGCAATCGGTAATGCTTTAGAAGTTAAAGAAGCCATTGATACTTTAAAAGGTGAAGGTCCAGAAGACTTGACAGAACTTTGCTTAACACTCGGAAGCCATATGGTGTACTTAGCTGAAAAAGCAAGTTCATTAGAAGAAGCACGTACTCTCCTTGAAAATGTGATTAAAGATGGTTCGGCACTTGAAAAGTTAAAAGTATTCTTAAGTTCTCAAGGTGGAGATGCTTCCATAGTTGATGACCCGTCTAAAATGCCACAGGCAGAATATATTATTGAATTAGAAGCGAAAGAAGATGGATATGTTTCAGAAATTGTAGCCGATGAAGTAGGAACTGCTGCAATGCTTCTTGGTGCAGGAAGAGCAACAAAAGAATCAGTCATCGACCTAGCTGTAGGACTTGTTTTAAGAAAGAAAATCGGCGACCAAGTGAAAAAAGGCGACTCATTAGTAACTATCTACAGTAATTTTGAAGATGTAAATGAAGTCAAAGAGAAACTTTATGAAAACATCAAAATTTCCTCTTCAAAAGTAGAAGCACCAATTCTTGTACATGAAGAAATTACTCAATAA
- the xerD gene encoding site-specific tyrosine recombinase XerD → MEDQLKDFMHFLIVEKGLAKNTIVSYERDLKSYLHYLRNVESILDLNEVQRIHIVHFLGFLKEQGKSSKTLARHIASVRAFHQFLLRDKATDQDPSVLIETPRLEKTLPKVLSLQEVEILLDTPKQNDHFGIRDKAMLELLYATGIRVSELISLDLDNVHLTMGFVRCIGKGNKERIIPIGRTASEALKIYLEQGRPHFVSKETREQALFLNHQGKRLTRQGFWKILKKLTKEAGIEKDLTPHTLRHSFATHLLENGADLRAVQEMLGHADISTTQIYTHVTKTRLKDVYSKFHPRA, encoded by the coding sequence ATGGAAGATCAATTAAAAGATTTTATGCATTTTTTAATAGTGGAAAAAGGGCTTGCAAAGAATACGATTGTATCTTATGAGCGGGATTTAAAAAGCTATCTTCATTATTTAAGAAATGTTGAATCTATTTTAGATTTAAATGAAGTGCAGCGTATTCATATTGTGCATTTTTTAGGATTTTTAAAAGAACAAGGAAAATCCTCAAAGACTTTAGCGAGACATATTGCATCGGTTCGTGCCTTTCATCAATTTTTATTACGGGATAAGGCAACGGATCAAGATCCATCTGTTTTGATTGAAACACCCAGACTAGAGAAGACCTTACCAAAGGTGCTAAGTTTACAAGAGGTAGAAATCCTTCTAGATACTCCAAAACAAAATGACCACTTTGGTATTAGGGATAAAGCGATGCTTGAGCTTTTATATGCAACTGGAATCCGCGTGAGTGAGTTAATTAGCTTGGATCTCGATAATGTCCACTTAACTATGGGGTTTGTTCGTTGTATTGGAAAAGGAAATAAGGAGCGAATTATTCCAATAGGCCGTACAGCCTCCGAAGCATTGAAGATTTATCTAGAACAAGGAAGACCGCATTTTGTTTCAAAGGAAACAAGAGAGCAAGCATTGTTTTTAAATCATCAGGGAAAGCGCTTAACGAGGCAAGGATTTTGGAAAATATTGAAAAAATTAACAAAAGAGGCGGGAATAGAAAAAGATTTAACACCGCATACATTAAGACATTCTTTTGCTACCCATCTTTTAGAAAATGGGGCAGATTTGAGAGCAGTTCAAGAAATGTTGGGACATGCCGATATCTCAACAACCCAAATATACACACATGTAACAAAAACAAGACTGAAGGATGTATATAGTAAATTTCATCCTAGAGCTTAG
- the deoB gene encoding phosphopentomutase — MGINTYKRIFIIVMDSVGIGEAPDAERFGDKGADTLGHIAERMNGLNMPNMGKLGLSNIRELKGIEKAEKPLAYYTKMMEASNGKDTMTGHWEIMGLNIQTPFRVFPDGFPAELISELEQRTGRKIIGNKPASGTEILDELGEEHIKTGALIVYTSADSVLQIAAHEEIIPIEEQYKICKIARELTLDEKYMVGRVIARPFLGEPGNFKRTANRHDYALKPFDRTVMSELKDAGLDVIAIGKISDIYDGEGVTKSLRTVSNMDGMDKLVETFDMDFTGISFLNLVDFDALYGHRRDPEGYGKALEEYDARLPEVFAKMNEDDLLMITADHGNDPVAPGTDHTREYVPLLVYSKGMAEGKEISMRETFADLGATVADNFNVKMPNYGKSFLNELK; from the coding sequence ATGGGTATAAATACATATAAACGGATTTTCATTATTGTTATGGATTCAGTAGGTATCGGTGAGGCGCCAGATGCTGAACGCTTTGGAGATAAAGGAGCAGATACGTTAGGGCATATTGCTGAAAGAATGAATGGACTTAACATGCCAAACATGGGCAAATTAGGCTTAAGTAATATCCGTGAACTTAAAGGAATAGAAAAGGCGGAAAAACCGTTAGCTTATTATACAAAAATGATGGAAGCATCGAACGGAAAAGACACCATGACTGGGCATTGGGAAATTATGGGTTTAAATATTCAAACACCGTTCAGAGTGTTCCCTGATGGGTTTCCTGCTGAACTTATCTCCGAATTAGAACAACGCACTGGTAGAAAGATTATTGGAAATAAGCCTGCAAGTGGGACAGAAATTCTCGATGAACTTGGTGAAGAACATATAAAGACAGGTGCATTGATTGTCTATACCTCTGCAGATTCTGTCCTCCAAATTGCGGCACATGAAGAAATTATTCCGATTGAAGAACAGTATAAAATCTGTAAAATCGCTCGTGAATTAACACTTGATGAAAAGTATATGGTTGGTCGCGTTATCGCTCGTCCTTTCTTAGGGGAACCAGGAAACTTTAAACGTACAGCAAATCGCCATGATTATGCATTAAAACCATTTGACCGGACTGTAATGAGTGAACTGAAGGATGCAGGTTTAGATGTTATAGCAATCGGAAAAATTTCTGATATTTATGATGGCGAAGGTGTGACAAAGTCACTAAGAACTGTCTCTAATATGGACGGAATGGATAAGTTAGTTGAAACTTTTGACATGGATTTCACAGGCATTAGCTTTTTAAACCTCGTTGATTTTGATGCATTATACGGTCACCGCCGTGATCCTGAGGGTTATGGAAAGGCATTGGAGGAATATGATGCACGTCTGCCTGAAGTATTTGCAAAAATGAATGAAGATGATCTTCTAATGATTACAGCTGACCATGGAAATGACCCTGTTGCACCAGGTACAGACCATACACGTGAATATGTACCACTTCTTGTATATTCAAAGGGAATGGCTGAAGGGAAAGAAATTTCAATGCGTGAAACCTTTGCTGATCTAGGAGCAACGGTTGCTGATAACTTTAATGTCAAGATGCCTAACTACGGTAAGAGCTTCTTAAATGAATTGAAATAA
- a CDS encoding stage V sporulation protein AB, which yields MTTIKIIAVSFLGIASGLAVGSGFVAFLTVLGVIPRLTQLTKTMKMIQQYEWAVVIGALTGVVASLRDPVLHIWPYTLILLGVTGGIFVGMLAAALTEVLNVLPILVKRIRLDGEIIILIMAIVLGKIVGSLFQWLYFVDH from the coding sequence ATGACAACAATTAAAATTATCGCTGTAAGCTTTCTGGGAATTGCAAGTGGGTTAGCAGTAGGATCTGGCTTTGTTGCTTTTCTTACTGTCCTGGGAGTGATTCCAAGATTAACTCAACTTACAAAGACAATGAAGATGATCCAACAGTATGAATGGGCAGTAGTTATTGGGGCATTAACAGGGGTAGTTGCAAGCCTTAGAGATCCAGTATTACATATTTGGCCGTACACTTTAATTCTCTTAGGAGTGACAGGTGGGATCTTCGTTGGGATGTTAGCTGCCGCACTTACAGAAGTACTAAATGTTTTACCTATACTTGTAAAAAGAATTCGATTGGATGGGGAAATTATCATATTAATTATGGCGATTGTGCTCGGGAAAATTGTTGGATCACTTTTTCAATGGCTATATTTTGTGGATCATTAA
- a CDS encoding D-alanyl-D-alanine carboxypeptidase family protein, whose translation MKRMVSLLVTSLLLTSLWGPAAFAAEEKKSTDIVSDVKSAILIERDTGTVLYEKNSNDELPPASMTKIMTMLLIMEAIDKGKLTWNEKIRTSEYAASMGGSQIFLEPGEEMTTKEMLRGIAIGSGNDASVAMAERIAGSEEAFVDMMNDKAKELGLKHTFFKNTTGLPVSGHYSTAADMAMMAKELLKYEDITKFTGMYEAYLRENTDKKFWLVNTNKLVRFYPGVDGLKTGFTAEAKYCLTATAQKDGMRVIAVVFGAPTSKERNAQVTKMLDYAFSQYKTHPMFKRSQTIGEARISKGKEKTVKAVTSEPLSLLTKKGEKTENVKQKIVMAKNLKAPIAKGDQVGTIQLIKNGKVILESPLVANKAVKEAGWWTLYKRSFGMFTKAGK comes from the coding sequence ATGAAAAGAATGGTCTCTTTATTAGTGACATCTTTATTACTTACAAGTTTATGGGGGCCAGCTGCTTTTGCAGCTGAAGAAAAGAAGAGTACTGACATTGTCAGTGATGTGAAATCTGCCATTTTAATTGAACGAGATACGGGTACAGTCCTTTATGAGAAAAATAGTAATGATGAACTGCCGCCTGCTAGTATGACAAAAATCATGACAATGCTTTTAATAATGGAAGCAATTGATAAAGGTAAGCTTACCTGGAATGAAAAAATACGGACAAGTGAATACGCAGCTTCAATGGGAGGATCGCAGATTTTCCTTGAACCTGGTGAAGAAATGACTACAAAGGAAATGTTAAGAGGAATTGCTATTGGTTCCGGTAATGATGCTTCGGTGGCCATGGCTGAGAGAATAGCAGGTTCAGAAGAAGCATTTGTTGATATGATGAATGATAAAGCAAAAGAGCTAGGATTAAAGCACACTTTCTTTAAAAATACTACAGGGCTCCCAGTGAGCGGACATTATAGTACAGCAGCTGACATGGCTATGATGGCAAAAGAACTGCTCAAATATGAAGACATCACAAAATTCACAGGAATGTATGAAGCCTATCTCCGTGAGAATACAGATAAGAAGTTTTGGCTGGTTAATACGAATAAATTAGTTCGATTTTATCCTGGCGTAGATGGATTGAAAACTGGCTTTACTGCTGAAGCAAAATATTGCTTAACGGCAACAGCACAAAAAGATGGCATGCGTGTCATTGCAGTGGTTTTTGGCGCCCCGACATCAAAGGAAAGAAATGCACAAGTAACGAAAATGCTGGATTATGCCTTTAGTCAATATAAAACACACCCAATGTTTAAACGGAGTCAAACGATAGGTGAAGCAAGAATTAGTAAAGGGAAAGAAAAAACAGTTAAAGCGGTGACAAGTGAACCTCTTTCCTTACTAACAAAAAAAGGTGAAAAGACTGAAAATGTTAAACAAAAAATAGTAATGGCCAAAAATCTGAAGGCACCAATTGCCAAAGGGGATCAAGTAGGGACCATTCAATTGATTAAGAATGGTAAAGTCATTCTCGAAAGTCCTTTAGTAGCAAATAAAGCAGTCAAGGAAGCAGGTTGGTGGACATTATATAAGCGTTCATTTGGTATGTTTACCAAAGCGGGTAAATAA
- the spoIIAA gene encoding anti-sigma F factor antagonist — protein MSLNINMETKHDVLCIRLSGELDHHTADDLRQKATAVIEKNEIRHIVLNLEHLSFMDSSGLGVILGRYKQIKQVHGEMVVCAISPAIQRLFDMSGLFKIIKMEPTEEFALQRLGVA, from the coding sequence GTGAGTCTTAATATTAATATGGAAACAAAACATGACGTATTATGCATTCGCTTAAGTGGTGAACTGGATCACCATACAGCTGATGATTTACGGCAAAAAGCAACTGCAGTAATTGAAAAGAATGAAATTCGTCATATTGTCTTAAATTTAGAACACCTTTCCTTTATGGATAGCTCTGGATTAGGAGTGATCTTAGGAAGATATAAACAAATTAAACAGGTGCACGGTGAAATGGTTGTTTGTGCAATTTCCCCTGCAATTCAAAGATTATTCGACATGTCTGGTTTATTTAAAATTATCAAAATGGAACCGACTGAGGAATTTGCATTGCAAAGATTGGGGGTGGCCTGA
- a CDS encoding purine-nucleoside phosphorylase, translated as MNFETINTAATFLKGKYANTPKIGLILGSGLGVLADEIENPVKIPYNEILDFPISTVEGHAGQLVFGLLSGVEVVAMQGRFHFYEGYSMDKVTFPVRVMKELGVEVLIVTNAAGGVNESFSAGDLMIITDHINNMGTNPLIGPNDSKLGVRFPDMSEAYTKELRQLAKGIAERLNIKVQEGVYLGNPGPVYETPAEIRMARVLGGDAVGMSTVPEVIVARHSGMKILGISCISNMAAGILDQPLTHDEVIETTERVKADFLRYIKEIVKNIG; from the coding sequence ATGAACTTCGAAACAATTAATACTGCCGCTACTTTTTTGAAGGGGAAATATGCAAATACCCCAAAAATAGGTTTAATACTAGGATCTGGTCTGGGAGTTTTAGCAGATGAAATTGAAAACCCAGTAAAAATTCCTTACAACGAGATTCTGGACTTTCCAATTTCAACAGTTGAAGGACATGCTGGACAATTAGTCTTTGGTTTGCTAAGTGGTGTAGAGGTTGTAGCAATGCAGGGCCGCTTCCATTTCTACGAAGGATATAGTATGGATAAAGTTACATTTCCTGTACGTGTTATGAAGGAGCTAGGAGTTGAAGTTCTTATTGTGACCAATGCTGCAGGAGGGGTAAATGAAAGCTTCTCAGCTGGAGATCTAATGATTATTACTGATCACATTAATAATATGGGAACAAACCCGTTAATTGGACCAAATGATTCGAAGCTTGGCGTGCGCTTCCCTGACATGTCAGAGGCATATACAAAAGAGTTGCGTCAATTAGCGAAAGGCATTGCCGAGCGTCTAAATATTAAGGTTCAAGAAGGGGTTTACCTTGGAAATCCAGGCCCGGTTTATGAAACACCAGCTGAAATCCGCATGGCAAGAGTACTTGGCGGGGATGCAGTTGGAATGTCTACAGTTCCAGAAGTAATTGTTGCGCGTCACAGTGGAATGAAGATTCTTGGGATTTCATGTATTTCCAATATGGCAGCGGGTATCCTTGACCAGCCGTTAACACATGATGAAGTCATTGAAACAACAGAAAGAGTAAAAGCAGACTTCCTTCGTTATATTAAAGAAATAGTAAAAAACATTGGATAA
- a CDS encoding stage V sporulation protein AA gives MDKTIYIRMRNRVQAQPDGKICLKDVAQIIAPEMVLPNLKSMMIHQLTEKDRNIVVIDVMKVIQLITNKFEDLEVQTIGPAQTIIEVIVKKKGVSIPFFLLIWFLLFFGSAMAIMNFHDDVSMRSVQEKLYTMITGRKEAKPLLFQIPYSIGLGLGMILFFNHVFKKRINDEPSPLEVEMFNYQMDLDNYVIIHENKESMKQLHDNN, from the coding sequence TTGGATAAAACAATCTACATCCGCATGCGGAATCGTGTTCAGGCCCAACCTGATGGAAAGATTTGCTTAAAAGATGTTGCTCAAATAATTGCCCCAGAAATGGTTCTTCCCAATTTAAAATCTATGATGATTCATCAACTTACAGAAAAGGACCGTAATATTGTTGTTATTGATGTAATGAAAGTAATTCAACTAATAACAAATAAGTTTGAAGATTTGGAGGTACAAACGATTGGTCCTGCTCAAACAATTATTGAAGTCATAGTAAAGAAAAAGGGAGTGTCTATCCCCTTTTTTCTATTGATTTGGTTTCTATTATTTTTTGGTTCTGCCATGGCAATCATGAATTTTCATGATGATGTCAGTATGAGAAGTGTCCAAGAAAAGCTGTATACCATGATTACAGGTCGTAAAGAAGCAAAACCATTATTATTTCAAATTCCTTACTCGATAGGTTTAGGACTTGGAATGATCCTGTTTTTTAATCATGTTTTTAAGAAACGAATTAATGATGAGCCTAGTCCTCTTGAAGTTGAGATGTTTAATTATCAAATGGATTTAGATAATTACGTAATCATTCATGAAAATAAAGAAAGTATGAAGCAACTCCATGACAACAATTAA
- a CDS encoding spore germination protein yields MARSNEQKWPIPESVHETENYMKQRVGLGISFDLGVRKLNVLKTDVQIYFCNGLCDTRFVIELIEELVQLNDHEKQSTDIYKLIYNRLLNQSVQPIKTLNELVDFVLSGLIVVVIDGVDIALAVDVRSYPGRSPQEPDTEKVVRGSRDGFVENIILNTALTRRRIRDERLRFEMLKVGERSKTDVALGYIEDVADGDLINILRKEIQAIQVDGIPLADKTLEEFILKQGWNPFPMVRYTERADVAAAHLLEGHVIIYCDTSPSVIISPTTYFHHVQHAEEFRESPAAGTFVRWTRFLGVLTSILLLPLWLLFVLEPSMLPEKISFIGPNEQTNIPVVVQLILADFGIEFLRMAAIHTPTPLSTAMGLIAAVLIGQIAIDVGLFVPEVILYVAVAGIGSFTTPSYELGVANKMLRITLTILVALFHAPGFIIGTTLMFIYLAKMRALNTPYLWPFLPFEPKGFMQIVFRRAIPGSLLRPSIVHPRNRFRQPPKANEK; encoded by the coding sequence ATGGCAAGAAGTAACGAGCAAAAATGGCCAATCCCTGAATCGGTCCATGAAACAGAGAATTATATGAAACAACGAGTAGGACTGGGAATTAGTTTTGATCTAGGAGTTAGAAAATTAAACGTTCTCAAGACAGATGTACAAATTTATTTCTGTAATGGTTTGTGTGATACTCGTTTCGTTATTGAATTAATTGAAGAGTTGGTACAACTCAACGACCATGAAAAACAATCAACAGACATATATAAACTTATTTATAATCGTCTTCTTAATCAATCTGTTCAGCCGATAAAAACACTTAATGAACTGGTAGACTTTGTATTATCTGGATTAATAGTAGTAGTAATCGATGGGGTCGATATTGCTCTTGCGGTAGATGTTAGGAGTTATCCCGGGCGTTCCCCTCAAGAACCTGATACTGAAAAAGTGGTTCGTGGTTCCCGTGATGGATTCGTAGAAAATATTATATTGAACACCGCTTTAACAAGAAGAAGAATTCGTGATGAACGCCTTCGTTTTGAGATGTTAAAGGTAGGAGAACGGTCAAAAACAGATGTGGCACTAGGTTACATAGAGGATGTTGCCGATGGAGATTTAATCAATATTCTTAGAAAAGAAATCCAAGCCATTCAAGTTGACGGCATACCTTTGGCTGATAAAACACTGGAAGAATTTATCTTAAAACAAGGATGGAATCCCTTCCCAATGGTAAGATATACGGAGAGAGCAGATGTAGCTGCTGCACATCTTTTAGAGGGACATGTAATCATATATTGTGATACTTCTCCTAGTGTAATCATCTCACCAACAACCTATTTTCATCATGTACAGCATGCTGAAGAATTCCGTGAATCACCTGCAGCAGGAACATTTGTCCGTTGGACCCGTTTTTTAGGTGTACTCACATCTATTCTATTACTACCTTTGTGGCTATTATTTGTTCTAGAGCCTTCTATGTTACCTGAAAAAATTTCGTTTATTGGACCCAATGAACAAACTAATATTCCTGTTGTTGTCCAATTAATTCTGGCGGATTTTGGTATAGAGTTTTTACGTATGGCCGCCATACATACACCAACCCCATTATCAACAGCGATGGGTTTAATTGCAGCGGTCTTGATTGGTCAAATTGCAATTGATGTAGGTTTGTTTGTGCCAGAGGTCATTTTATATGTAGCTGTTGCAGGTATTGGTTCCTTTACCACTCCAAGCTATGAATTAGGTGTAGCTAATAAAATGTTACGGATAACATTGACTATTTTGGTTGCTTTGTTCCACGCACCGGGTTTTATCATAGGTACCACCTTAATGTTTATTTATCTAGCTAAAATGCGCGCACTTAATACACCATATTTGTGGCCATTTCTCCCTTTTGAGCCAAAAGGATTTATGCAGATTGTCTTTCGCAGAGCCATTCCTGGTTCATTACTTAGACCAAGCATTGTTCATCCAAGGAATCGTTTCAGACAGCCACCAAAAGCAAACGAGAAATAA
- a CDS encoding stage V sporulation protein AE: protein MSNRRRVILVTDGDEYAKRAIEHVAREIGGRCISRSQGNPSRLTGPEIVRLIKEAPFDPVLVMFDDSGIVGEGAGEKALKYVAKHKDIEVLGIIAVAAKSRHEEWARVDVSIDRDGELTPYGVDKFGIAELEVGRINGDTVYCLDDLDVPIIVGVGDVGKMARHDSYKQGSPITKKAVELILERSGFHGKK, encoded by the coding sequence ATGAGTAATCGGAGACGAGTCATTCTAGTAACTGACGGTGATGAATATGCAAAAAGAGCTATCGAGCATGTTGCTCGTGAAATTGGCGGTCGCTGTATTTCCCGTTCACAAGGAAATCCGTCTAGATTAACCGGGCCTGAGATCGTCCGGTTAATAAAAGAAGCGCCATTTGATCCTGTATTAGTTATGTTTGATGATAGCGGCATCGTTGGGGAAGGTGCTGGCGAGAAAGCATTAAAATATGTTGCTAAACATAAAGACATTGAAGTGTTGGGCATCATTGCAGTTGCAGCAAAATCAAGACATGAGGAATGGGCCAGGGTAGATGTGAGCATTGACCGTGATGGGGAGTTAACTCCCTATGGTGTTGATAAATTTGGTATAGCTGAACTTGAAGTCGGAAGAATAAACGGAGATACAGTTTACTGTCTTGATGATTTGGATGTACCAATTATTGTAGGTGTAGGTGATGTGGGGAAAATGGCGAGGCATGACTCCTATAAGCAGGGTTCCCCTATTACAAAGAAAGCAGTAGAGCTAATACTAGAAAGGAGCGGCTTCCATGGCAAGAAGTAA
- a CDS encoding YqzK family protein has translation MSFIKIAFQTIKVFIIFTGCTILFYYGIMWVSEEYQNYHRYDEPEGAALKVSNAVNEENSSLLDRLMLFYLNGE, from the coding sequence ATGTCATTTATTAAAATTGCATTTCAAACGATAAAGGTCTTTATCATTTTCACTGGGTGCACGATTCTATTTTATTATGGTATCATGTGGGTATCCGAAGAATATCAAAATTATCATCGCTATGATGAACCGGAAGGAGCTGCATTAAAAGTATCTAATGCAGTCAATGAAGAGAATTCTTCCTTGTTAGATCGGCTGATGTTGTTTTACTTAAATGGGGAGTAA
- the sigF gene encoding RNA polymerase sporulation sigma factor SigF, giving the protein MDVEVKNDKSQTYLKDHEVKELIKKSQDGDQGARDLIVEKNMRLVWSVVQRFLNRGYDPDDLFQIGCIGLLKSVDKFDLSYDVKFSTYAVPMIIGEIQRFIRDDGTVKVSRSLKEMGNKIRKAKDELSKVLGRIPTVNEISAHLELSPEDVILAQEASRTPSSIHETVYENDGDPITLLDQIDDGNEGKWFDKIALKEAIRELDERERLIVYLRYYKDQTQSEVAMRLGISQVQVSRLEKKILQQMKDRMDL; this is encoded by the coding sequence ATGGATGTGGAGGTCAAGAACGATAAAAGTCAAACGTATTTAAAGGATCATGAAGTGAAAGAGCTCATTAAAAAGAGCCAGGATGGTGACCAGGGGGCACGAGATCTTATTGTAGAAAAGAATATGCGTCTTGTCTGGTCTGTCGTTCAAAGGTTTCTTAATAGGGGCTACGACCCTGACGATCTATTTCAGATTGGGTGTATCGGCTTATTAAAATCAGTAGATAAGTTTGACCTTTCCTACGATGTTAAGTTTTCCACATATGCTGTACCAATGATCATTGGTGAAATCCAACGATTTATCCGCGATGATGGAACAGTTAAGGTTAGCCGGTCACTCAAAGAAATGGGAAATAAAATCCGAAAAGCCAAGGATGAATTATCGAAAGTACTTGGAAGAATTCCAACTGTTAATGAAATTTCTGCCCATTTAGAGCTTTCGCCAGAAGACGTCATTCTTGCCCAAGAGGCAAGCAGAACACCTTCGTCTATACATGAAACTGTGTATGAAAATGATGGTGACCCTATTACATTACTTGATCAGATTGACGATGGTAATGAGGGGAAATGGTTTGATAAAATTGCCCTGAAAGAAGCAATTCGGGAATTGGATGAACGAGAAAGACTTATTGTTTATTTACGCTATTACAAAGATCAAACACAATCAGAAGTTGCTATGAGGCTTGGAATTTCACAAGTTCAAGTTTCAAGGCTTGAGAAAAAGATATTACAGCAAATGAAAGACCGTATGGATCTATGA
- the spoIIAB gene encoding anti-sigma F factor: MKNEMNLQFSALSQNESFARVTVAAFIAQLDPTMDELTEIKTVVSEAVTNAIIHGYENDPSGTVFIQVIIEDNMIDMTIKDNGLGIVDVEEARQPLFTTKPDLERSGMGFTIMENFMDEVEVHSQPGRGTEVRLRKHLQSRKMLCN, encoded by the coding sequence GTGAAGAATGAAATGAATCTTCAATTCAGTGCGTTAAGTCAAAATGAATCGTTTGCCCGTGTAACTGTTGCTGCTTTTATTGCTCAACTAGATCCAACAATGGATGAATTAACGGAAATAAAAACAGTTGTCTCTGAAGCCGTAACAAATGCCATTATACATGGATATGAAAATGATCCGAGTGGTACGGTTTTCATCCAAGTAATTATTGAAGATAACATGATTGATATGACAATAAAAGATAATGGATTAGGTATTGTAGATGTGGAAGAAGCTCGTCAGCCATTATTTACAACAAAGCCGGACTTAGAACGTTCCGGCATGGGTTTTACCATCATGGAGAATTTCATGGATGAGGTAGAGGTTCATTCACAGCCGGGTCGAGGAACCGAAGTCAGATTACGAAAGCATTTACAATCCCGCAAAATGCTTTGCAATTAA